From the genome of Pseudomonadota bacterium, one region includes:
- a CDS encoding Gldg family protein, protein MTAPTDRSATASDRAAVASGKRGAGGLPLTAAYLAAMLLLYVGEHLLFESLALRASLATLALALIAVAIGGRLRRMRKLHHGARPVERSIVIAYVAGVGALLIYALQADFALELLGPHFGSPQAAQRWSAALATLWVVVWVCAITPLIFVEISYAPMDTSRTVELRRIRRSWQSGLVVALTAALTFTLNFIANELNTSVDLSYFKTTHPSESSKKMVQQLSEPLRVVLFFPGANEVLQHVRSFFEDLHAASPQLRLEFVDQVLEPKLAKELGATENGVVVFVRGTQKETLTIGDRLQRAKSKLKRLDADFQQIFLRLLRTQKVAYFTVGHEERAQQQRDNAAANGGLRDLRKLLEGLNYRVRDLGLADGLGSEIPGDATMVLVIGPKQPFLPAESATLAAYLRRGGRALVMLDPDAGVTLDDLLNPFGLKYVAQPLAVEVPLARVSFTQADRQLMVTNRFGTHPSVGTLSRHSTQLVVVMAGAGYLEQQPPASALQPAPRVSFTVHSLPLAWNDANNNFALDPPGEQRKLYELAAAVEITSPKPSSAPSGSAGETRMIVVADSDLASDGLLFSRAVGNRYLLLDAFKWLGGDERLIGETASEEDIPIAHTRQQDQLWFYLTIFGMPALVLGFGLLYTQRRRRMG, encoded by the coding sequence ATGACTGCCCCAACGGATCGGAGCGCCACGGCGAGCGACCGAGCGGCGGTGGCCTCGGGCAAGCGCGGCGCCGGCGGACTGCCGCTGACGGCAGCCTACCTGGCGGCGATGTTGCTGCTCTATGTCGGCGAGCACCTGCTCTTCGAGTCGCTCGCGCTACGGGCGAGCTTGGCGACGCTGGCGCTGGCGCTGATCGCGGTCGCCATCGGCGGTCGCCTGCGGCGGATGCGCAAGCTGCATCACGGGGCGCGACCGGTCGAGCGTTCGATCGTGATCGCCTATGTAGCAGGCGTCGGCGCCTTGCTGATCTATGCGCTCCAGGCGGACTTCGCGCTGGAGCTGCTGGGGCCACACTTCGGTAGCCCGCAGGCGGCGCAGCGCTGGAGCGCCGCGCTGGCGACGCTCTGGGTCGTCGTCTGGGTCTGCGCGATCACGCCGCTGATCTTCGTCGAGATCTCCTACGCGCCGATGGACACCTCGCGGACCGTCGAGCTGCGGCGCATCCGCCGTTCGTGGCAAAGCGGGCTGGTCGTCGCCTTGACCGCCGCCCTGACCTTCACCCTCAACTTCATCGCTAACGAGCTCAACACCAGCGTCGACCTGAGCTACTTCAAGACCACTCACCCCTCCGAGTCCTCGAAGAAGATGGTGCAGCAGCTGAGCGAGCCGCTGCGCGTCGTGCTCTTCTTCCCGGGGGCCAACGAGGTACTGCAGCACGTGCGCTCCTTCTTCGAGGACCTCCACGCCGCCTCGCCACAGCTGCGACTCGAGTTCGTCGATCAGGTGCTCGAGCCCAAGCTGGCCAAGGAGCTCGGCGCCACCGAAAACGGCGTCGTCGTCTTCGTCCGCGGGACGCAGAAGGAAACGCTGACCATCGGCGACCGCTTGCAGCGGGCCAAGAGCAAGCTCAAGCGCCTCGACGCCGACTTCCAACAGATCTTTCTGCGGCTGCTGCGGACGCAGAAGGTCGCCTATTTCACCGTCGGCCACGAGGAGCGCGCGCAGCAGCAGCGCGACAACGCCGCGGCCAATGGCGGGCTACGCGACCTGCGCAAGCTGCTCGAGGGGCTCAATTATCGCGTGCGCGATCTCGGCCTCGCGGACGGGCTCGGCTCCGAGATCCCGGGCGACGCGACGATGGTGCTGGTGATCGGCCCCAAGCAGCCCTTTCTTCCGGCCGAGAGCGCGACGCTGGCCGCCTATCTGCGGCGCGGCGGTCGCGCCTTGGTCATGCTCGACCCCGACGCGGGGGTCACCCTCGATGATCTGCTCAATCCCTTCGGCCTCAAGTACGTCGCGCAGCCGCTGGCGGTCGAGGTCCCCTTGGCTCGGGTCAGCTTTACGCAGGCTGATCGACAGCTGATGGTGACCAACCGCTTTGGCACCCATCCCAGCGTCGGCACGCTCAGCCGCCACTCGACTCAGCTCGTGGTGGTGATGGCCGGCGCTGGTTACCTGGAGCAGCAGCCGCCCGCGAGCGCGCTCCAGCCAGCGCCACGGGTCTCCTTCACGGTGCACTCGCTGCCGCTGGCCTGGAACGACGCCAACAATAACTTCGCGCTCGACCCACCGGGCGAGCAGCGCAAGCTCTACGAGCTGGCTGCTGCCGTCGAGATCACCTCGCCCAAGCCCTCCAGCGCGCCCAGCGGCAGCGCGGGCGAGACGCGGATGATCGTCGTCGCCGACTCCGATCTGGCCTCGGACGGCCTGCTCTTCTCGCGGGCGGTCGGCAATCGCTATCTCCTGCTCGATGCCTTCAAGTGGCTGGGCGGTGACGAGCGGCTGATCGGCGAGACAGCGTCCGAAGAAGACATACCGATCGCCCACACGCGCCAGCAGGACCAGCTCTGGTTCTATCTGACGATCTTCGGCATGCCAGCCCTGGTGCTCGGGTTCGGCCTGCTCTACACCCAACGGCGCAGGAGAATGGGATGA
- a CDS encoding protein kinase, whose translation MLLCPQCLALRTTAAPCPRDGATPQDYATALVGQRLGPWRLRAKVGEGGMALVYAAEHEELGRLAAIKVLRPELSLRESLVARFLQEARAVSLIGHQNIVTVYDFGRAPGDTSYIVMEYLRGATLRELLERGGVLPLERIVAIVEQVGQALAAAHDKGFVHCDVKPENIVVDDSAARPAVKLLDFGIATLLSADARTAETATAVGTAPYMAPEQLRQGAVDARTDVYALGALTYELLSLQLPFPGPSAKAVRLLQAKRAPAPPCARRGELNVATATALDTAVLRALALAPEQRFAGVLPFLNALEGARTSAGAASSAPFAPAGPARASSPRWRAALAAGVLLALVAGLSAARWWGLGSARRSPTRPLRAPASSPPRAPGPRTPTIATPAPLDLVLAALRAGDAATRAQVLGWLGELNRTVCAAAVREATTDAEPRVRRSAALALAALRPTPPEAQETLQRLLATAQGQPDQAWLRLDAATALAQLGSQLGVLQLERELQTANPWLRIAILEALARAGQRSGLALARQLRETTPATRATRLGALLRLERTSRGRWAKQQLLRALQSGAWEERLLAAQALAPIVPGRSQAALRQALRSGPSEVQLRAAVQLARDFGDARAGPLLRAALQLPAREDDAVAVALALGRLAGPQDREALRAALARPLPLLRLAAAVALLEP comes from the coding sequence GTGCTGCTCTGCCCACAATGCCTCGCGCTGCGCACCACTGCGGCGCCCTGTCCGCGCGACGGCGCTACACCGCAGGACTATGCCACGGCGCTCGTCGGCCAGCGCCTGGGACCGTGGCGCCTGCGGGCCAAGGTCGGCGAAGGCGGCATGGCGCTGGTCTACGCCGCCGAGCACGAGGAGCTCGGCCGCCTCGCGGCGATCAAGGTCCTGCGGCCCGAGCTGAGCCTGCGCGAATCCCTCGTCGCGCGCTTTCTACAGGAGGCGCGCGCGGTCAGCCTGATCGGTCATCAAAATATCGTCACCGTCTATGATTTCGGCCGCGCGCCCGGCGATACCAGCTACATCGTGATGGAGTATCTGCGCGGCGCGACGCTGCGCGAGCTGCTCGAGCGCGGCGGGGTGCTGCCGCTCGAGCGCATCGTCGCGATCGTCGAGCAAGTGGGCCAGGCGCTCGCCGCCGCCCATGACAAGGGCTTCGTCCACTGTGACGTCAAGCCGGAGAACATCGTCGTCGACGACAGCGCTGCCCGACCCGCGGTCAAGCTGCTCGACTTCGGCATCGCGACGCTGCTCAGCGCCGACGCGAGGACGGCCGAGACCGCGACGGCCGTCGGCACGGCGCCCTACATGGCACCGGAACAGCTCCGACAGGGCGCCGTCGACGCGCGCACGGATGTCTATGCGCTTGGCGCGCTGACCTACGAGCTCCTGAGCCTTCAGCTCCCCTTCCCCGGCCCGAGCGCGAAGGCGGTGCGCCTGCTGCAGGCCAAGCGCGCACCCGCGCCTCCTTGTGCGCGGCGCGGCGAGCTGAACGTCGCCACGGCGACGGCGTTGGACACCGCCGTCCTGCGCGCGCTGGCCCTGGCCCCCGAGCAGCGCTTTGCCGGCGTCCTCCCCTTTCTCAACGCCCTGGAGGGCGCGCGAACGTCGGCCGGAGCAGCTTCCTCCGCGCCCTTCGCCCCGGCTGGGCCCGCTCGGGCGTCCTCGCCGCGCTGGCGGGCGGCCCTCGCCGCCGGGGTGCTGCTGGCGCTGGTGGCGGGGCTGAGCGCAGCGCGCTGGTGGGGCCTGGGGAGCGCGCGCCGGTCGCCGACCCGGCCCCTGCGCGCGCCTGCGTCCAGCCCCCCTCGCGCGCCGGGTCCGAGGACACCGACGATCGCGACGCCCGCACCGCTCGATCTCGTGCTCGCCGCGCTGCGCGCTGGCGACGCTGCCACCCGCGCACAGGTGCTGGGTTGGCTCGGCGAGCTCAACCGCACCGTCTGCGCCGCCGCCGTGCGCGAGGCGACGACCGACGCTGAGCCGCGGGTACGGCGCAGCGCCGCCCTCGCACTGGCGGCGCTGCGCCCGACGCCCCCCGAGGCGCAGGAGACACTCCAGCGGCTGCTGGCGACAGCGCAGGGGCAGCCGGACCAGGCCTGGCTGCGGCTCGACGCCGCGACCGCTCTCGCGCAGCTCGGCAGCCAGCTCGGCGTGCTCCAGCTCGAGCGCGAGCTGCAGACCGCCAACCCGTGGCTACGCATCGCCATCCTCGAGGCCCTCGCCCGCGCGGGCCAGCGCAGCGGCCTGGCCCTCGCGCGCCAGCTCCGCGAGACCACGCCGGCAACGCGGGCGACGCGCCTGGGGGCGCTGCTGCGGCTCGAACGCACGAGCCGCGGGCGCTGGGCCAAGCAGCAACTGCTCCGAGCCCTGCAGAGCGGCGCCTGGGAGGAGCGCCTGCTGGCGGCGCAGGCCCTGGCCCCGATCGTCCCGGGCCGCAGCCAGGCGGCGTTGCGCCAGGCGCTGCGCAGCGGGCCGAGCGAGGTTCAGCTGCGCGCGGCCGTTCAGCTCGCCCGCGATTTCGGCGACGCCCGCGCCGGCCCGCTGCTGCGCGCGGCCCTGCAGCTCCCCGCACGTGAGGACGACGCCGTCGCGGTCGCGCTGGCGCTGGGGCGCTTGGCCGGCCCGCAGGACCGTGAGGCCCTCCGGGCGGCCCTCGCGCGGCCGCTGCCTCTGCTGCGCCTGGCCGCGGCCGTGGCCCTGCTCGAACCCTGA
- a CDS encoding DUF4340 domain-containing protein — translation MNRSVAAHATALALALVAAYLVWTREPSADDNTVAVLSLSPLDSVTYRSAERTVALTRGRDEEGEYYWVDVETIQQPPAQPMTPPPAPPPASAPGAAPPSAPRPEPTPPLGVPPGPNGRGRPGAPPLPPGQRPPPRFGAPDAPAAAPPAPRPARAPRVKAPATAPGQPRTRPSAAPQGALESQPDQLRAQTSREQGLWSAASIAGPPPAMPAAPPAPPAGPPLSPPLPPPAPPAIAPVKRLRGFLGNEAATELAKSLSRLAALRALGRVPSDKLAELGLAGTATTLTLRSGRNTRSFVVGGRTFGNNDVYLLDQSDGHVYVVRPGPVQDLTNAEFRLQDRRLHAFELAEIDRVVIRASAGDQATGEQTLLQHDARVPDKSFWTLASAVDQSRRNELIDNWIGKLKRLQVLDYVAKDEPTEGQKLRLRVEYFDGRRRRGFVEVLERTLLSPATVAALPGGGHDYFARTEHTRRLVKLSRPLVEELEREVGAVIKAK, via the coding sequence ATGAACCGCTCGGTCGCCGCTCATGCAACTGCGCTCGCGCTGGCGCTCGTCGCCGCCTACCTGGTCTGGACGCGTGAGCCGAGCGCAGATGACAACACGGTCGCCGTCCTCAGCCTCTCGCCGCTGGACAGCGTGACCTATCGCTCGGCCGAGCGCACCGTCGCGCTGACGCGCGGTCGCGACGAGGAGGGCGAGTACTACTGGGTCGACGTCGAGACGATCCAGCAGCCGCCCGCACAGCCGATGACGCCGCCTCCGGCGCCCCCGCCCGCGTCAGCGCCCGGCGCCGCCCCACCCTCGGCGCCGCGCCCGGAGCCGACGCCACCGCTCGGGGTCCCACCAGGACCGAACGGTCGAGGGCGACCAGGCGCTCCCCCGCTACCGCCAGGCCAACGCCCGCCGCCCCGCTTCGGCGCCCCGGACGCGCCCGCCGCGGCGCCGCCCGCGCCGAGACCCGCGCGCGCGCCGAGAGTCAAGGCCCCGGCCACGGCGCCCGGCCAGCCCCGAACGCGCCCCAGCGCTGCGCCCCAGGGTGCGCTCGAGTCGCAACCTGACCAACTGCGGGCCCAGACGAGCCGCGAGCAGGGTCTATGGAGCGCCGCATCGATCGCCGGTCCTCCGCCCGCGATGCCGGCGGCGCCGCCAGCACCGCCCGCAGGACCGCCCTTAAGTCCCCCGCTGCCCCCGCCGGCGCCGCCCGCGATCGCGCCCGTGAAGCGACTTCGCGGCTTCCTCGGCAACGAGGCGGCTACCGAGTTGGCCAAGAGCCTCTCCCGGCTGGCGGCGCTGCGTGCCCTCGGCCGCGTGCCCAGCGACAAGCTGGCGGAGCTGGGCCTCGCCGGCACAGCCACGACGTTGACGCTGCGCAGCGGACGCAACACGCGCAGCTTCGTCGTCGGTGGTCGGACCTTCGGTAACAACGACGTCTACCTGCTCGACCAGAGCGACGGCCACGTCTACGTCGTGCGCCCTGGCCCCGTGCAGGATCTGACGAACGCCGAGTTTCGGCTGCAGGACCGTCGACTGCACGCCTTCGAGCTAGCGGAGATCGACCGCGTCGTCATCCGCGCCAGCGCGGGTGACCAGGCGACTGGCGAGCAGACCCTGCTGCAACATGATGCGCGCGTGCCCGACAAGAGCTTCTGGACGCTAGCCAGCGCCGTCGATCAAAGCCGCCGCAATGAGCTGATCGATAACTGGATCGGGAAGCTGAAGCGACTGCAGGTGCTGGATTACGTCGCCAAGGATGAGCCGACGGAGGGCCAGAAGCTGCGGCTACGCGTCGAATACTTCGACGGCCGAAGGCGCAGGGGCTTCGTCGAAGTGCTGGAGCGGACCCTGCTCAGCCCCGCCACCGTCGCTGCGCTCCCGGGCGGCGGTCACGACTACTTCGCGCGCACGGAGCACACCCGGCGCTTGGTCAAGCTGAGCCGGCCGCTCGTCGAAGAGCTCGAGCGAGAAGTCGGCGCGGTGATCAAGGCGAAGTAG
- a CDS encoding ABC transporter permease subunit, translating into MLLIARRELGAYVCLPMGYVIVALVLFVDGLLFNAYALGGEAKLSTEVLQLFFAFASFMTMVSGVLLAMRLVAEEHQLGTLTLLLTAPVRDGEIVMGKFLSALVFFKIMTLLSLYLPLLVFVNGKVALGHIVGGYLGLLLLGSLSISIGLFASALARSQIVAAVTGGALLTACYLLYLGAGLVEPPLRELLAYLSPQRHLQWQTGLITSRDVFYYLSASGLFLVLTTHVLQARRWR; encoded by the coding sequence ATGCTGCTGATTGCGCGCCGCGAGTTGGGCGCCTACGTCTGCTTGCCGATGGGCTACGTGATCGTAGCCCTGGTGCTCTTCGTCGACGGCCTGCTCTTCAACGCCTACGCCCTCGGCGGCGAGGCGAAGCTCTCGACCGAGGTGCTGCAGCTATTCTTCGCCTTCGCGTCGTTCATGACGATGGTCTCCGGGGTGCTGCTGGCCATGCGACTGGTCGCCGAGGAGCACCAGCTCGGCACCCTGACGCTGCTGCTCACGGCGCCGGTGCGCGACGGCGAGATCGTGATGGGCAAGTTCCTCTCGGCCCTCGTCTTCTTCAAGATCATGACGCTGCTCAGCCTGTATTTGCCGCTGCTGGTCTTCGTCAACGGAAAGGTCGCGCTTGGCCACATCGTCGGCGGCTATCTCGGCCTGCTGCTGCTGGGGAGCCTCAGCATCTCGATCGGCCTCTTCGCCTCGGCGCTGGCGCGCAGTCAGATCGTCGCTGCGGTGACGGGCGGCGCGCTGCTCACGGCCTGCTACCTGCTCTACCTCGGCGCCGGCCTGGTCGAGCCGCCGCTCCGCGAGCTGCTGGCCTATCTCTCGCCACAACGCCATTTGCAATGGCAGACCGGCCTGATCACCAGCCGCGATGTCTTCTACTACCTGTCGGCGAGCGGGCTCTTTCTCGTGCTCACGACGCACGTGCTGCAGGCGCGGAGGTGGCGCTGA
- the thpR gene encoding RNA 2',3'-cyclic phosphodiesterase: MERIRAFIALNLPVAVIEQVFKLQAELCAEAERLGLRVAWVPATNLHVTLRFLGEIPQEVTFALRDRLAAGLAGRRAFPLQVHGLFALPTPAQPQVLCAGLRDAEGGLARLAEDVNGWVDALGFAPEPRAFFPHLTLGRVKEGTAEVCTPWTDHRVGSAVPTEVVLYRSELQRRGAEYTAIARFALQRSGHDER; encoded by the coding sequence ATGGAAAGAATCCGCGCCTTCATCGCGCTCAACCTGCCCGTGGCGGTGATCGAGCAGGTGTTCAAGCTGCAGGCGGAGCTCTGCGCCGAGGCCGAGCGGCTCGGGCTGCGGGTGGCCTGGGTGCCCGCGACGAATCTGCACGTCACGCTACGCTTCCTCGGCGAGATTCCGCAGGAGGTGACCTTCGCCCTGCGCGACCGGCTGGCCGCTGGGTTGGCGGGCCGCCGCGCGTTTCCGCTCCAGGTGCATGGGCTCTTTGCCCTGCCGACGCCGGCGCAGCCGCAGGTGCTCTGCGCCGGGCTGCGCGATGCCGAGGGCGGCCTGGCGCGGCTGGCCGAGGACGTCAACGGCTGGGTCGACGCGCTGGGCTTTGCGCCCGAGCCGCGGGCCTTTTTTCCGCACCTGACGCTTGGTCGGGTCAAGGAGGGCACTGCCGAGGTGTGCACCCCGTGGACCGATCATCGGGTGGGGTCGGCTGTGCCGACCGAGGTTGTGCTTTATCGCAGCGAGCTGCAGCGACGTGGGGCCGAGTACACGGCAATCGCCCGTTTCGCGCTGCAGCGTTCAGGGCACGACGAACGCTGA
- a CDS encoding MFS transporter — MDDPSAASKPDLTLWRLISMSVGFFGIQHGFEIQFARMSSIFEQLGAKPDEIPLLWLAAPATGLVIQPIVGYLSDKTWLPRLRARRRPFFLAGAILGTVALVLMPSASSLWMAAGLLWVLDAALNVTMEPFRAFVADMQNSRQRPTGYAMQSVMIGLGTILGNFIASIDLPAIFPALRASGKSAMHYSFYLCAAIFIAAVLWTVVSTPEYPPDASAAGPSDRPAGGVLAALVAWWRETKSCYLTMPPVMKHLALVQFFTWMGLFCMWMFYAVAVPHNVFGATDPHSARYDAGVRFAAATVMARGLATPLFALLIPVLVRRFGRANTHALALAVAGLGLLAVPLIHTPGLLYLPMIAAGVGWASVVSMPYVILVDHLPKHQYGIFMGIFNMFIVIPEICVSLGLGGLIMGLLQNNRAYGVAFGGALLLVAALLTPALRRYEPQAR; from the coding sequence ATGGACGACCCTAGCGCGGCCAGCAAACCGGATCTGACGCTCTGGCGCTTGATCAGCATGAGCGTCGGCTTCTTCGGCATCCAGCATGGGTTCGAGATCCAGTTTGCTCGCATGAGCTCGATCTTCGAGCAGCTCGGCGCGAAGCCCGACGAGATCCCCCTGCTCTGGCTCGCCGCGCCGGCGACCGGGCTGGTGATCCAACCGATCGTCGGGTACCTGAGCGACAAGACCTGGCTGCCGCGCCTGCGCGCCCGGCGCCGCCCCTTCTTCCTCGCCGGGGCGATCCTCGGCACCGTCGCGTTGGTCCTGATGCCCAGCGCATCGTCGCTCTGGATGGCAGCAGGTCTGCTGTGGGTGCTCGACGCCGCGCTCAACGTGACGATGGAGCCCTTTCGCGCCTTCGTCGCCGACATGCAGAACAGCCGGCAGCGCCCCACCGGCTACGCGATGCAGAGCGTGATGATCGGCCTGGGCACGATCCTCGGCAACTTCATCGCCTCGATCGATCTCCCGGCGATCTTCCCCGCGCTGCGCGCCAGCGGCAAGAGCGCGATGCACTACTCCTTCTACCTCTGCGCGGCGATCTTCATCGCTGCGGTGCTGTGGACAGTGGTGAGCACGCCCGAGTACCCGCCCGACGCTAGCGCGGCAGGCCCCAGCGACCGACCCGCTGGTGGGGTCCTCGCCGCCCTCGTCGCCTGGTGGCGGGAGACCAAGAGCTGCTACCTGACGATGCCCCCGGTGATGAAGCATCTGGCTCTGGTCCAGTTCTTCACCTGGATGGGCCTCTTCTGCATGTGGATGTTCTACGCGGTGGCCGTGCCCCATAACGTCTTCGGCGCGACCGATCCGCACTCGGCGCGTTATGACGCCGGGGTGCGCTTCGCCGCGGCGACGGTGATGGCGCGCGGGCTTGCCACGCCGCTCTTCGCGCTGCTGATCCCGGTGCTGGTGCGCCGCTTCGGTCGCGCCAACACGCACGCGTTGGCGCTCGCTGTGGCTGGGCTCGGACTGCTCGCCGTGCCGCTGATCCACACGCCCGGCTTGCTCTACCTGCCGATGATCGCTGCGGGCGTCGGCTGGGCTTCGGTCGTCTCGATGCCCTACGTCATTCTCGTCGACCACCTGCCCAAGCATCAGTACGGGATCTTCATGGGCATCTTCAACATGTTCATCGTCATCCCGGAGATCTGCGTCAGCCTCGGCCTGGGTGGGCTGATCATGGGGTTGCTGCAGAATAACCGCGCCTACGGCGTGGCCTTTGGCGGCGCCCTGCTCTTGGTCGCAGCCCTGCTGACCCCGGCGCTGCGGCGCTACGAGCCGCAGGCGCGCTGA
- the recA gene encoding recombinase RecA, whose product MAAEAPKRDQDTRERTIELTVASIEKQFGKGAIMRLGADGKLGKDIPIISTGSLGLDIALGTGGMPRGRIAEVFGPESSGKTTLALHVIAEAQRAGGVCAFIDAEHALDVQYARKLGVRTDDLLISQPDFGEQALEIADMLVRSAAISVIVVDSVAALTPRAELEGDMGDAHVGLQARLMSQALRKLTATIHRSETMLLFINQIRMKIGVMFGSPETTTGGNALKFYSSVRLDIRRIGAIKQGEVVVGNRTRVKVVKNKLAPPFRQVEFDIIYGEGISTLGDLVDLGAEQDVLEKSGAWYAYAGERIGQGRENAKQYLKDHPQLAAQVREALLRKAGLLGQEPAASETATAAAAAKGESAKSDVTARGAGARSSSAGAAAAAAATVPSMPMGASGGSAGNGTGKSAPRASK is encoded by the coding sequence ATGGCAGCAGAAGCCCCCAAGCGCGACCAAGACACCCGCGAGCGCACGATCGAGCTGACCGTCGCCTCGATCGAGAAGCAGTTCGGCAAGGGCGCGATCATGCGCCTCGGGGCCGACGGCAAGCTCGGCAAGGACATCCCGATCATTTCCACTGGCTCGTTGGGCCTCGACATCGCGTTGGGCACCGGTGGGATGCCGCGCGGCCGAATCGCCGAGGTCTTCGGTCCCGAGTCGTCGGGCAAGACCACCCTGGCGCTGCATGTCATCGCCGAAGCGCAGCGCGCCGGCGGCGTCTGCGCGTTCATCGACGCTGAGCACGCGCTCGACGTTCAGTACGCGCGCAAGCTCGGGGTGCGCACCGACGACCTCTTGATCTCGCAGCCCGACTTCGGCGAGCAGGCGCTGGAGATCGCAGACATGCTCGTCCGCTCGGCGGCGATCAGCGTGATCGTCGTCGACTCGGTCGCGGCGCTGACGCCGCGCGCCGAGCTCGAGGGCGATATGGGCGATGCGCACGTCGGTCTGCAGGCGCGCTTGATGAGTCAGGCGCTGCGCAAGCTGACGGCGACCATTCATCGCAGCGAGACCATGCTGCTCTTCATCAATCAGATCCGCATGAAGATCGGCGTGATGTTCGGTAGCCCCGAGACGACGACGGGCGGCAACGCGCTCAAGTTCTACTCCTCAGTGCGGCTCGACATTCGGCGCATCGGGGCGATCAAGCAGGGCGAGGTCGTGGTCGGCAACCGGACGCGGGTCAAGGTCGTGAAGAACAAGCTGGCGCCGCCCTTTCGCCAGGTCGAGTTCGATATCATCTATGGCGAGGGGATAAGCACGCTGGGTGACCTGGTCGACCTCGGTGCCGAGCAGGACGTGCTGGAGAAGAGCGGCGCTTGGTATGCGTATGCAGGCGAGCGCATCGGGCAGGGCCGAGAGAACGCCAAGCAGTATCTCAAGGACCATCCCCAGCTTGCGGCTCAGGTTCGCGAGGCGCTGCTGCGCAAGGCCGGGCTGCTGGGCCAGGAGCCCGCCGCGAGCGAGACGGCGACCGCCGCGGCAGCGGCCAAGGGCGAGTCCGCGAAGAGCGACGTCACCGCCAGGGGCGCCGGGGCGAGGTCCTCGAGCGCGGGCGCCGCAGCCGCCGCAGCAGCAACGGTGCCATCGATGCCGATGGGGGCCAGTGGCGGCAGTGCAGGCAACGGGACCGGGAAGAGCGCGCCACGCGCCAGCAAGTAA
- a CDS encoding CinA family nicotinamide mononucleotide deamidase-related protein produces MTTRHEGGEILTIGDELLRGEVVNGNAAWLGARLLECGLPARRVVAVADEPAAIVVAVQEAAARCSLLLITGGLGPTVDDLTAAALAEAIGEGLVSRPELVRAIEQRFAAMNLQYSANNAKQAELPPSATALANACGTAPGLALVVGGCQVFALPGVPAEMRAMFDEHVAPWILARLRRGAVARRTIKLFGIGEGKADAALRNLLAAVAVTDCVTSLHFRTHFPENHVIVVARAEGEAAAAQIRADRAVEALEAEVLRRLERFVFDREGRSFAESLVDALRGAGARVAVAESCTGGRVAELLTGAAGSSAVFELGVVAYADRVKRELLALPAALLAEHGAVSRACAEAMARAVRERAPAEYGLAVTGIAGPDGGSLAKPVGTVHFAVADGRGVSHLQRRLPYDRGRNRLAAAYVALWLLRARLRGEDFNGDDPCGGRWA; encoded by the coding sequence ATGACGACGCGACATGAGGGTGGCGAGATCCTGACGATCGGCGACGAGCTGCTGCGCGGTGAGGTCGTCAATGGCAACGCGGCCTGGCTCGGCGCGCGCTTGCTCGAGTGCGGTCTGCCCGCGCGGCGGGTCGTCGCCGTGGCGGACGAGCCCGCCGCGATCGTTGTCGCGGTGCAGGAGGCCGCGGCGCGTTGTTCCCTGCTGCTGATCACCGGCGGCCTGGGGCCGACCGTCGACGACCTGACGGCCGCCGCCCTCGCCGAGGCCATCGGTGAAGGGCTGGTGTCGCGTCCCGAGCTCGTCCGGGCGATCGAGCAGCGCTTCGCTGCCATGAACCTGCAGTACAGCGCCAACAACGCCAAGCAGGCGGAGCTGCCGCCCTCGGCGACGGCCTTGGCCAACGCTTGCGGTACGGCCCCTGGGCTGGCGTTGGTCGTCGGTGGCTGCCAGGTCTTCGCGCTCCCTGGCGTGCCCGCCGAGATGCGAGCGATGTTCGACGAGCACGTCGCGCCGTGGATCCTCGCGCGCCTGCGGCGCGGGGCCGTCGCTCGCCGCACGATCAAGCTCTTCGGGATCGGTGAGGGCAAGGCAGACGCCGCCCTGCGTAATCTGTTGGCGGCGGTGGCCGTCACCGACTGCGTGACGTCACTCCACTTCCGCACGCACTTCCCCGAGAATCACGTGATCGTCGTGGCTCGGGCGGAGGGGGAGGCCGCCGCGGCGCAGATCCGCGCGGACCGTGCCGTCGAAGCGCTCGAAGCCGAGGTCCTTCGGCGCCTCGAGCGCTTTGTCTTCGACCGCGAGGGCCGCAGCTTCGCCGAGTCGCTGGTGGACGCTCTGCGGGGAGCCGGCGCGCGTGTGGCGGTGGCGGAGTCCTGCACCGGCGGACGGGTCGCCGAGCTGCTCACCGGCGCCGCGGGCAGCAGCGCCGTCTTCGAGCTCGGGGTCGTGGCCTATGCCGACCGGGTCAAGCGCGAGCTGCTCGCGCTACCAGCGGCGCTGCTCGCCGAGCATGGCGCCGTCAGCCGCGCCTGCGCCGAGGCGATGGCGCGCGCGGTGCGTGAGCGGGCGCCGGCCGAGTACGGGCTGGCGGTGACGGGGATTGCCGGACCCGACGGGGGCAGCCTCGCCAAGCCCGTGGGCACGGTGCATTTCGCCGTCGCCGACGGCCGCGGCGTGAGCCATCTGCAGCGGCGACTGCCCTACGATCGCGGGCGTAACAGGCTGGCCGCGGCCTATGTGGCGCTGTGGCTGCTGCGTGCCCGGCTGCGCGGCGAGGACTTCAACGGCGACGATCCCTGTGGCGGCCGCTGGGCCTAG